In Nitrospira sp., one genomic interval encodes:
- a CDS encoding O-antigen ligase family protein: MALPHSLHPDRTPFMARTAPGPYPAGGQVAQESKIGFYLVMLAMLFEFGRPQDFFPPLKVIPFPTLLDTSLALAVFLSGKANFSNPQTKLWLALLGFMALWVPFATNNYRAAMLLKDMTLYFFFYLGIITFINSTSRMHKLIFMWLGVHTVLAINGMLHQGRGVGGWLGDENDFGMEMNVAVPVAFFMYQSASNVRAKVLYLGLLGLFVMSVVATSSRGGFLGLLAVGLFCWFYSPRKVLSLVTGICLVGLVLVAAPQEYWDRMSTITEDSTMESGTAGQRMFTWGIGWEMFLANPIFGVGQANFPWTIGEYLGGRTWQTKSLAGRQAHSLYFTLLPELGLVGVLIFGSMVCLNYRDTRIMRFIPLGSHVASKNSEQPKDAHLMYAVGFGNAILGSLIGYLATSTFISTLYYPTFWIMMALAVALKNTTIAYVKSQRVGQSEVRLRSGTLSRSPLL, encoded by the coding sequence ATGGCATTACCGCACAGTTTGCATCCAGATAGAACTCCATTCATGGCAAGAACTGCTCCTGGTCCATATCCTGCCGGGGGTCAGGTTGCGCAGGAATCCAAGATCGGGTTTTACCTTGTGATGCTTGCCATGTTGTTTGAGTTTGGGCGGCCGCAGGACTTTTTCCCTCCACTCAAAGTGATTCCATTTCCCACTTTGCTGGACACCTCCCTCGCTCTCGCAGTGTTCCTGTCCGGTAAGGCCAATTTCTCCAATCCACAGACTAAGCTCTGGTTGGCTCTACTTGGGTTTATGGCATTGTGGGTTCCGTTTGCGACAAACAACTATCGTGCCGCCATGCTGTTGAAGGACATGACCCTGTATTTCTTTTTTTATCTCGGCATCATCACCTTCATCAACAGTACCAGTCGCATGCACAAACTTATTTTCATGTGGTTGGGGGTGCATACGGTGCTTGCGATCAATGGGATGTTGCATCAGGGGCGTGGGGTGGGCGGGTGGTTAGGAGATGAAAACGATTTCGGCATGGAAATGAATGTGGCCGTCCCGGTGGCTTTCTTTATGTATCAGAGCGCAAGCAATGTGCGTGCCAAGGTTCTCTACTTGGGGCTCTTAGGTTTGTTTGTAATGTCTGTGGTGGCCACATCCTCTCGTGGTGGATTTCTTGGACTATTGGCAGTTGGTTTGTTTTGTTGGTTTTACTCTCCTAGAAAGGTCCTCTCCCTCGTCACCGGCATCTGTCTTGTTGGTCTCGTACTCGTCGCGGCTCCACAGGAGTATTGGGATAGGATGAGTACAATCACGGAAGACAGTACTATGGAGTCCGGTACGGCGGGGCAACGAATGTTCACCTGGGGAATTGGCTGGGAAATGTTTTTGGCCAACCCCATATTTGGGGTTGGCCAAGCGAATTTTCCTTGGACAATTGGGGAGTATCTTGGGGGACGCACCTGGCAAACGAAGTCCTTAGCGGGTCGCCAAGCACACTCATTATACTTTACTCTGTTGCCCGAACTAGGGCTTGTGGGGGTGCTCATATTCGGATCAATGGTTTGCCTCAATTACAGGGATACCAGGATTATGCGATTTATCCCCCTAGGGTCTCACGTAGCTTCTAAAAACTCAGAGCAACCCAAAGATGCCCATTTGATGTACGCTGTCGGCTTTGGAAACGCAATTTTGGGTAGTCTCATCGGGTACCTTGCGACGAGCACGTTCATATCAACCCTTTACTATCCAACTTTCTGGATTATGATGGCGCTTGCTGTCGCGCTCAAGAATACGACAATTGCATACGTGAAAAGTCAGCGTGTAGGGCAGAGTGAAGTGAGGCTTCGATCGGGTACACTCTCGAGGAGCCCTCTTCTGTAA
- a CDS encoding class I SAM-dependent methyltransferase, whose product MRSAIAPTLRYSQYWYEEALKRHVTPSVEWVEIGCGHSILPSWRANEERHLVKTCKAVFGIDYDLPSLKAHPTIKKKLRGDVTKLPFRSEAFDLVTANMVVEHLDNPDEQFKEIGRILKPKGVFLFHTPNAYGYGVILSKLVPEWLKGKLIYLLEGRAEHDVFPTHYKANTEAQVKALASANGFEVLQLDLIATDAIFAMLPPLAALELLWIRLLMTQPFRSLRTNMIVALRKAG is encoded by the coding sequence ATGCGCTCGGCCATTGCACCGACGCTTCGCTATTCACAATATTGGTACGAAGAAGCTTTAAAGCGACATGTGACCCCCTCGGTGGAATGGGTGGAGATTGGTTGCGGGCATTCCATCCTTCCAAGTTGGCGCGCCAATGAAGAGCGGCATCTTGTGAAAACGTGTAAGGCAGTATTCGGCATCGACTACGATCTTCCGTCGCTGAAGGCACACCCCACTATCAAGAAAAAGCTGCGCGGCGATGTCACCAAACTTCCATTTCGTAGTGAAGCGTTCGATTTGGTGACCGCGAACATGGTGGTCGAGCATCTGGATAACCCGGATGAGCAGTTCAAGGAAATCGGTCGTATTCTCAAGCCGAAGGGGGTTTTTCTGTTTCATACGCCGAATGCGTATGGGTACGGCGTGATTCTTTCAAAGCTTGTTCCCGAATGGCTCAAAGGTAAGCTCATTTACCTGTTGGAAGGCCGGGCAGAGCACGATGTTTTTCCAACTCACTATAAAGCGAATACGGAGGCGCAGGTGAAGGCCTTGGCCAGCGCAAACGGCTTTGAGGTGTTGCAGCTCGATTTGATCGCGACGGATGCCATCTTTGCCATGCTTCCGCCGTTGGCGGCGCTGGAGTTGCTCTGGATTCGCCTGCTCATGACTCAACCGTTTCGGTCCCTTCGAACGAATATGATTGTGGCTCTGAGAAAAGCAGGGTGA
- a CDS encoding polysaccharide deacetylase family protein — protein MSAAFGSVKSAVRTAAAQFYHASGLHQWRHRGKAVIVMYHRVLTPGEVLSQAVQPGMYVHDTVFAQHMSFLKNNFTVVSLQDLLDMWKREVWNDRQRYCVITFDDGWLDNYHHAYPILKKLNIPATIFLPTDYVGSREWFWPDQVAYICRALSGRRNGERAYERFSSVLARHGGQKVGIASDEWTRPGEVADRVIEWCKRLPIESVRELVAALVAELDVMLPEGRVIVNWDEVREMSAGGLSFGSHSCSHRIMTTISPDLVWEEVARSRQVLLEQRINYVSAFCYPNGNSDPTIQDQVQTCGYEAAVGVQMGVEGRKPKNRYALRRIGIHNDITNTIPLFCLRLFGPVTERH, from the coding sequence ATGAGTGCTGCGTTTGGAAGTGTCAAATCCGCCGTTCGAACAGCTGCAGCTCAATTCTATCATGCTTCAGGGCTTCATCAATGGCGCCACCGTGGAAAAGCGGTGATCGTGATGTACCATCGGGTTTTGACGCCAGGGGAGGTGTTGTCTCAAGCTGTCCAGCCCGGGATGTACGTACACGATACGGTATTTGCTCAGCATATGAGCTTTCTGAAGAACAACTTCACCGTTGTATCGTTACAGGATCTGCTGGACATGTGGAAACGGGAGGTGTGGAATGATCGACAGCGATACTGCGTCATCACCTTCGACGATGGATGGTTGGATAACTATCACCATGCCTATCCCATCCTAAAGAAACTGAACATCCCTGCGACAATATTCTTGCCTACAGACTACGTAGGTAGCCGTGAGTGGTTCTGGCCTGACCAGGTGGCATACATCTGCAGGGCTTTGAGCGGCAGAAGAAATGGTGAGCGAGCATACGAACGTTTTTCCAGTGTTCTAGCTCGACATGGCGGGCAGAAGGTTGGAATCGCCTCCGATGAATGGACTCGTCCAGGGGAGGTGGCTGATAGAGTCATCGAATGGTGTAAGCGTTTGCCAATCGAGAGTGTTCGAGAGCTCGTTGCAGCTCTTGTGGCAGAATTGGATGTCATGCTTCCCGAGGGGCGCGTCATTGTCAATTGGGACGAAGTCCGAGAGATGTCGGCTGGCGGGTTATCTTTTGGATCCCATTCATGCTCTCACCGCATCATGACGACTATTTCTCCCGACCTTGTGTGGGAGGAAGTTGCGAGATCCAGACAGGTGCTGTTGGAACAGCGCATTAATTACGTATCCGCGTTTTGCTACCCAAACGGCAATAGTGATCCAACTATCCAAGACCAGGTCCAGACATGCGGATACGAGGCTGCAGTTGGCGTGCAGATGGGTGTGGAAGGCCGCAAGCCCAAAAATCGGTACGCTCTGCGGCGTATTGGCATTCATAATGACATTACCAACACCATCCCTCTGTTCTGCCTACGATTGTTTGGGCCGGTAACGGAACGGCACTAG
- a CDS encoding aminotransferase class V-fold PLP-dependent enzyme: MRIQRTLPPVAAPIPWKDILRSLWGVIRPQTALETIQEEFRTYFGVKHVWFVSSGKAALTLILLALRNLSKGHRVVVPGYTCFSVPSAVVRAECSVVPCDVEENSLDLDLAQLSNELDDETLCVLVTHLFGIGRDVARVADLCRRHGVFVVEDVAQALGGTYGGSRLGTIGDVAFVSFGRGKNVSCGAGGAILTNNDLIGKAIAREYDAIPQESVCEMLRNWLEVVLTKLLTHPAVYWLPASLPFLGLGETKFYTDFPVTRMGAFRAELLRGWNTRLLSSNNWRRARAKQALDILGREGVEPIKSSDSDGDVYLRLPVLMGSAEEKTSLCRLAQEEGLGISSMYPSSIDQIPELNRELSGYKLPCAASIAERLVTLPTHQLVTAGDVARICHTVGSIHHRSASPHSVSIALSDRQRDVPDFHHIK, from the coding sequence ATGAGAATCCAACGAACGCTCCCTCCAGTCGCGGCCCCAATTCCATGGAAAGACATTCTGCGGAGTTTATGGGGAGTCATACGGCCACAGACCGCTTTGGAAACCATTCAGGAGGAATTTCGGACGTATTTCGGGGTAAAACACGTCTGGTTTGTTTCATCGGGTAAGGCCGCCCTTACGCTTATTCTCCTGGCCTTGCGCAATCTTTCCAAGGGGCATCGAGTCGTTGTGCCTGGGTACACTTGTTTTTCTGTACCTTCTGCAGTGGTGCGAGCAGAATGTTCTGTAGTGCCCTGCGATGTTGAGGAAAACTCCTTGGACCTCGATCTTGCGCAGCTCTCAAACGAGCTTGATGACGAGACCCTCTGTGTGCTGGTGACTCACTTATTTGGAATTGGACGCGATGTCGCACGTGTCGCTGATTTGTGTCGGCGTCATGGAGTTTTTGTAGTCGAAGATGTCGCCCAGGCGCTTGGGGGAACTTATGGGGGGAGTCGCCTGGGAACCATAGGAGACGTCGCATTCGTGAGCTTCGGACGAGGAAAAAATGTTTCTTGCGGCGCAGGAGGCGCCATTCTTACGAATAATGATCTCATTGGAAAAGCCATTGCGCGTGAGTACGATGCTATTCCCCAGGAATCTGTTTGTGAGATGCTGAGGAACTGGTTGGAAGTGGTACTGACCAAACTCCTGACCCATCCTGCTGTCTATTGGTTGCCGGCGAGCCTTCCGTTCTTGGGACTGGGCGAAACGAAATTTTATACCGACTTTCCTGTGACTCGTATGGGCGCGTTTCGTGCGGAACTCCTGCGCGGATGGAACACGCGGCTTCTCTCCTCCAACAATTGGCGAAGGGCTCGGGCCAAGCAGGCGCTCGATATCCTTGGTCGTGAGGGCGTCGAGCCGATCAAGTCTTCTGATTCGGATGGGGACGTTTATCTGAGGTTGCCGGTACTGATGGGCTCAGCCGAGGAAAAAACCTCACTGTGCCGACTGGCTCAGGAGGAGGGACTAGGCATCAGTAGTATGTATCCTTCCTCCATCGACCAGATCCCTGAGTTGAATCGGGAACTCTCTGGGTACAAGCTTCCATGCGCAGCGAGTATTGCCGAACGCTTAGTTACCCTTCCCACGCATCAACTGGTCACGGCGGGTGACGTAGCGCGCATCTGTCATACCGTTGGATCGATCCATCACCGATCTGCCAGCCCCCATAGTGTTTCAATAGCATTAAGTGATCGTCAGCGAGATGTCCCAGACTTTCACCATATCAAATGA
- a CDS encoding low molecular weight phosphotyrosine protein phosphatase yields MSDTQSASGLRPASYSLLELARSVKRSLGTVIDIWRYRALVNAQSPSLPVRSILVVCKGNICRSPLAEAYLKHLALKQGLATTVRSAGLETTSGKPAHPLARLVGEQSGLQLDGHITQPLHKEQVDWADVIIVMEWQQRMRLLRLYPQAEQKVFLLRQFYDQSVREVADPYSGTVKDFQICFAMIQQACDVLVKTMPVAR; encoded by the coding sequence ATGTCTGACACACAATCAGCGTCGGGCCTGCGGCCGGCATCCTATTCATTGTTGGAATTGGCTCGATCCGTAAAACGATCGCTGGGTACAGTGATAGATATCTGGCGATATCGAGCCCTGGTCAACGCGCAATCTCCTTCCCTGCCGGTGCGGTCTATTTTGGTGGTATGCAAAGGGAATATTTGTCGTAGCCCGCTCGCGGAGGCCTATCTCAAGCACTTAGCGCTCAAGCAAGGTCTGGCGACAACTGTGCGGTCCGCAGGGTTGGAGACGACTTCGGGCAAGCCGGCCCATCCCCTTGCCAGACTTGTTGGGGAACAAAGCGGACTCCAATTAGATGGACACATCACGCAGCCACTCCATAAAGAACAGGTGGATTGGGCAGATGTCATCATCGTCATGGAGTGGCAGCAACGAATGCGACTGTTGAGATTGTACCCACAGGCGGAGCAGAAAGTGTTCCTCTTGCGGCAGTTCTACGATCAGTCGGTGCGAGAAGTCGCTGATCCGTATAGTGGAACAGTGAAAGACTTCCAAATCTGCTTTGCGATGATCCAACAGGCCTGTGATGTCTTGGTAAAAACCATGCCTGTGGCCAGGTAA
- a CDS encoding ATP-grasp domain-containing protein, which produces MKVLITDGNERAALAVTRALGRNNVAVIVGAETEKSLAGSSRYCTQRAVYASPYQNPEQFVTGLLETVRKHQVDALFPVSDIAMHVIGPVRGEFEKYTRLPTPSDEVFQHISDKYRLMRRAGDLGVAIPQTVFVSDGCLDSLIDTISEFPVVVKPGYSLVNVGEQWEKTAVCYAKSREELYHLYRERPYLSRPSLIQRRIIGEGQGLFVLMDRGVPLAMFAHRRIRERPPSGGVSVLRESIPLPKVMVESALRLLQDVKWHGVAMVEFKIDRDSEVPLLMEINGRFWGSLQLALDAGVNFPLLLLHLAMGKAQTVPENAYRLGVKSRWLLGDLDQLLMRLRISDENLNLPPGSPSKAHAVLEFCRFFERDLHYEVEQRDDLRPAWFEIKRYLKVT; this is translated from the coding sequence GTGAAGGTTCTGATCACCGATGGGAACGAGCGGGCGGCTCTTGCCGTTACGCGCGCGCTGGGTCGCAACAATGTGGCCGTTATTGTCGGAGCAGAAACCGAGAAATCGCTAGCTGGTTCATCGCGCTACTGCACTCAGCGAGCGGTCTACGCCTCTCCTTATCAGAACCCGGAACAGTTTGTGACCGGCCTGTTGGAGACAGTTCGAAAGCACCAGGTTGATGCATTGTTTCCCGTTTCTGACATTGCCATGCATGTCATTGGGCCTGTGCGTGGAGAGTTTGAAAAGTATACTCGCCTCCCGACTCCCTCCGACGAGGTGTTTCAACATATCTCTGACAAGTATCGGTTGATGCGTCGAGCAGGTGATCTCGGGGTGGCGATACCTCAAACCGTGTTTGTGTCGGATGGGTGTCTGGATAGTCTCATTGATACGATTTCTGAATTTCCCGTGGTAGTCAAGCCAGGCTATTCTTTGGTGAATGTCGGAGAACAATGGGAAAAGACCGCAGTCTGTTACGCAAAGTCTCGTGAGGAACTGTACCATCTCTATCGAGAGAGGCCGTATCTTTCACGGCCTTCACTCATACAGCGTCGTATTATCGGCGAGGGGCAGGGACTATTCGTTCTCATGGACCGTGGGGTGCCGTTAGCGATGTTCGCTCATCGCCGTATCCGTGAGCGTCCTCCGTCAGGAGGGGTCAGTGTCTTACGCGAGAGCATTCCCTTACCCAAAGTGATGGTCGAGTCTGCGCTCAGATTGTTGCAAGATGTGAAGTGGCATGGCGTTGCCATGGTCGAATTTAAGATCGACAGAGACAGTGAGGTTCCTCTGTTGATGGAGATCAATGGGCGGTTTTGGGGATCTTTACAGTTAGCACTGGATGCTGGAGTGAATTTTCCGCTGTTGCTGTTACACCTGGCGATGGGAAAGGCTCAAACAGTTCCTGAAAATGCTTACCGGCTTGGAGTGAAGTCACGATGGTTGTTGGGAGATCTTGATCAACTTCTGATGCGATTAAGGATCTCTGATGAGAATCTGAATCTGCCTCCCGGAAGCCCGTCGAAGGCCCACGCCGTACTTGAATTCTGCCGGTTTTTTGAACGCGACCTGCATTACGAAGTCGAGCAGAGAGACGATCTGAGACCAGCTTGGTTTGAGATCAAGAGATACCTCAAGGTCACCTGA
- a CDS encoding glycosyltransferase family 2 protein: protein MWIVESIFWGSVAFILYAYLGYFAILYLVSRFRCRTVQGGEICPTVSFVITAYNEEARIKEKIQNTLGQDYPAGRLEIVVASDCSTDRTDEIVKSYSTAGVRLIRAVERKGKEAAQKLAVAQTKGEILVFSDVATTLPPDGIANIVKSFNDPTVGCVSSVDRFVDEDGNLSGEGAYVRYEMMLRQLETTVNTLVGLSGSFFAARRSVCSPWVDDLQSDFNTLLNSVRAGLRGVSDPQSVGLYKNLSDEKKEYQRKVRTVLRGIAVLMRSLPMLNPFRYGLFAWQLFSHKLCRWLVPFAMISALLSNLALVTESVFYQVLLATQVCFYSMALAYAWCHWVPKTNLLRLPSFFVLVNLSILDAWLRYVRGDRVFQWEPSKR from the coding sequence ATGTGGATTGTTGAGAGTATATTCTGGGGGTCTGTTGCTTTTATCTTGTACGCCTACCTAGGCTATTTTGCTATCTTATATCTGGTCTCGCGCTTCAGGTGCCGGACCGTCCAAGGGGGTGAGATTTGTCCGACCGTTTCTTTTGTGATTACTGCATACAATGAAGAAGCCAGGATCAAAGAAAAAATTCAAAATACGCTGGGACAAGACTATCCAGCTGGGCGCTTGGAGATCGTGGTTGCATCCGATTGTTCCACCGATCGAACAGACGAAATCGTCAAATCTTATTCCACTGCTGGCGTCCGACTCATTCGTGCCGTTGAACGCAAGGGGAAAGAAGCTGCACAGAAGTTGGCCGTGGCCCAGACAAAAGGGGAAATCCTGGTATTTTCCGATGTGGCGACGACGCTGCCACCCGATGGAATTGCCAATATCGTGAAATCATTCAACGATCCGACGGTTGGTTGTGTCAGTAGCGTGGATCGGTTTGTTGATGAGGACGGAAATTTAAGTGGCGAAGGTGCCTATGTCCGGTATGAAATGATGCTCCGACAGTTGGAAACCACGGTCAATACTTTAGTCGGATTGAGCGGGTCGTTTTTCGCCGCCCGTCGAAGTGTCTGTTCTCCCTGGGTCGACGATTTGCAAAGTGATTTCAATACCTTGTTGAACTCCGTGCGTGCAGGCTTGCGCGGAGTGTCCGACCCCCAAAGCGTTGGGCTTTATAAGAATTTGAGCGATGAAAAGAAGGAATACCAGCGCAAGGTCCGCACGGTCTTACGAGGGATTGCGGTCCTTATGCGAAGTCTGCCAATGTTGAATCCGTTTCGCTATGGGCTTTTTGCCTGGCAGTTATTTAGCCATAAGTTGTGTCGGTGGCTGGTCCCGTTTGCAATGATAAGTGCGCTCCTGTCAAATCTTGCTCTTGTGACAGAGTCCGTTTTCTACCAAGTTCTTTTGGCGACACAGGTGTGCTTTTACTCAATGGCTCTGGCCTATGCCTGGTGTCACTGGGTGCCCAAGACTAATCTTCTGAGGCTCCCGTCCTTCTTTGTGTTGGTTAACCTGTCCATTCTTGATGCCTGGCTGAGGTATGTGCGAGGGGATCGAGTATTTCAGTGGGAGCCCTCTAAACGGTAA
- a CDS encoding glycosyltransferase family 4 protein, with the protein MISSLAASLDPKRYRAILCLFRPGWIQDRSEARGVRTQVIPTKGMADWRWAHQFRQLLQEERVDLIHAHEFDANVQGTFVAALMGIPLVATVHGKNYFHEKLRRRLAYRWVSRYATMVAVSENLKSFIVDRVGIAPNRIKVLYNGVDAVPQVRHADVTVCKQELGMAEQDQVVGVVGNLYPVKGHQYLIDAIPTVLQACPSTSFVFAGRGQLESALKERVRRLGLEPRVHFLGLRQDIPRILAMLNVFVLPSLSEGLSMAILEAMSAGKPVVATDVGGNPELVQDGETGFLVPPHNSQALASKLITVLTDNTLAAQFSARGKLRADGAFSLATMVQRYEALYETCLYH; encoded by the coding sequence GTGATCAGCAGCCTCGCTGCTTCGCTTGACCCAAAGAGATACCGTGCCATCCTCTGCCTTTTCCGGCCAGGGTGGATTCAGGACCGAAGTGAAGCCCGAGGTGTGCGGACTCAGGTCATTCCGACGAAGGGAATGGCGGACTGGCGGTGGGCTCATCAATTCCGGCAGTTATTACAGGAGGAGCGGGTGGATCTCATCCATGCCCACGAGTTTGACGCGAATGTGCAAGGTACATTTGTGGCTGCATTGATGGGAATTCCCCTGGTGGCCACGGTCCACGGCAAGAATTATTTCCATGAAAAGTTAAGACGTCGTCTGGCCTATCGCTGGGTGAGTCGGTATGCCACCATGGTAGCTGTTTCGGAGAATCTCAAATCATTCATCGTAGATCGAGTCGGTATTGCTCCCAATCGAATCAAAGTGCTCTACAACGGGGTCGATGCCGTGCCACAGGTCCGACACGCTGACGTAACAGTCTGCAAGCAAGAGTTAGGCATGGCCGAGCAGGATCAGGTGGTTGGTGTGGTGGGGAATCTGTATCCGGTAAAAGGGCATCAATACTTGATCGATGCGATCCCAACGGTCTTGCAGGCCTGCCCGAGCACCTCGTTTGTGTTTGCGGGAAGAGGGCAGCTTGAGTCTGCACTGAAGGAGCGTGTGCGTCGACTGGGTTTGGAACCACGAGTTCATTTTCTCGGCCTTCGCCAAGATATCCCAAGAATTCTTGCCATGCTGAATGTCTTTGTGTTGCCCTCGTTATCAGAGGGGCTCTCGATGGCTATTCTCGAGGCTATGAGTGCAGGGAAACCTGTGGTCGCTACGGATGTAGGCGGTAACCCTGAATTAGTGCAGGATGGAGAGACAGGATTTCTTGTTCCGCCGCATAATAGTCAGGCACTGGCGTCTAAACTAATTACAGTCCTCACAGACAATACCTTGGCTGCTCAGTTCTCTGCGAGAGGTAAGCTCCGGGCAGATGGAGCGTTTAGCCTCGCCACGATGGTACAGAGGTACGAGGCGCTCTACGAGACATGCCTGTACCATTAA
- a CDS encoding glycosyltransferase family 39 protein yields MDTHTMKGSLIFAATALLILRIMIILWGGNHDAPGGDQLAFYSGAQQLTQSANEWIRGGGEFGYRAPMYFVFLATVFSVFPNSTFVTGQIATACIGVVNCILVFFLNRRINGTAGGWIGFWGRGLIPSFVIADTFVMSEPLFSTFLLCILLTISINPDRAHESKAIVLGVLVACCILTREVAVVYPLVFGGYLALVSKTKMEGLRCCALFGLAMIIILSPWMWRNTIVWGKPLPLSYTSGVNLHIGNNALATGKWGHLQEEEVDGLGFGTPQSDAWHREAALNYIIERPFRFLELGFKKVAWLLWPRFEREEIRELYDFTARQATLLSLLLGGCSAILITLGVVGFVLSRPDWFWCISLSLISYTIVVAFIVYGAPRYRDAMDYLLLIYAVKSIEQLRLYGKVGKIDWLISKRKVLILGVVLSYLLINWTWIALELSNQSI; encoded by the coding sequence ATGGATACACATACGATGAAGGGTAGCTTGATTTTTGCTGCCACTGCCCTACTGATCTTGCGAATTATGATTATTCTGTGGGGGGGGAATCATGATGCTCCAGGGGGTGACCAACTAGCATTTTACTCAGGCGCACAGCAGCTAACCCAATCGGCTAATGAATGGATACGTGGGGGAGGCGAGTTTGGCTATCGTGCTCCCATGTATTTTGTTTTTCTCGCAACTGTATTCAGTGTCTTCCCTAATTCAACATTTGTCACTGGCCAGATTGCAACGGCATGTATTGGAGTGGTGAACTGTATCTTGGTGTTTTTTCTCAATCGGAGAATTAACGGAACTGCGGGTGGTTGGATAGGATTCTGGGGGAGAGGGCTTATCCCATCGTTTGTTATTGCCGATACCTTCGTTATGAGCGAGCCGCTGTTTTCAACATTCTTATTGTGCATCCTGTTGACCATTTCAATAAATCCCGATCGTGCTCATGAGAGTAAGGCGATCGTGCTCGGTGTTCTAGTAGCGTGCTGTATTCTAACTAGAGAAGTTGCGGTCGTGTACCCTTTGGTATTTGGCGGCTATTTAGCTTTAGTATCGAAGACTAAAATGGAAGGGTTGCGCTGCTGTGCCCTCTTTGGATTGGCAATGATAATCATACTGAGCCCATGGATGTGGAGAAATACTATCGTATGGGGTAAGCCATTACCTCTGAGTTACACGTCAGGTGTGAATCTTCACATTGGTAATAATGCGCTAGCAACGGGTAAATGGGGTCACCTGCAAGAAGAGGAGGTTGATGGCCTGGGATTTGGTACTCCTCAATCCGATGCTTGGCACAGAGAGGCTGCGTTGAATTACATCATAGAGCGCCCATTTCGTTTCCTTGAGTTAGGATTCAAGAAGGTTGCGTGGCTTTTGTGGCCAAGATTCGAACGGGAAGAGATTAGAGAGCTTTATGACTTTACTGCTCGGCAGGCTACTCTACTGAGCTTACTGTTGGGGGGATGCAGTGCTATCTTAATAACTTTAGGGGTTGTGGGTTTTGTCCTTTCCCGACCAGATTGGTTCTGGTGCATTAGCCTGTCACTTATTTCTTATACAATTGTTGTGGCATTCATAGTGTATGGGGCGCCACGGTATCGGGATGCTATGGACTATCTTCTTCTAATATATGCAGTTAAGAGCATCGAACAGTTGCGGTTGTATGGCAAGGTAGGGAAAATAGATTGGCTAATATCAAAGAGAAAGGTTCTGATTCTTGGAGTTGTGCTCTCCTATCTTCTGATTAACTGGACGTGGATCGCTCTTGAGTTGAGCAATCAAAGCATCTGA